In Halovivax gelatinilyticus, the following are encoded in one genomic region:
- a CDS encoding glutathione S-transferase N-terminal domain-containing protein, protein MADITYYELPGCPFCAKVRTKLDELDLAYETVEVPAAHHERTEVEAVSGQTGVPVITDENTDVEGMAESSEIVAYLEETYGNGR, encoded by the coding sequence ATGGCAGACATCACGTACTACGAACTTCCAGGCTGTCCGTTCTGTGCGAAAGTGCGGACCAAACTCGACGAACTCGATCTCGCCTACGAGACGGTCGAAGTGCCGGCGGCCCACCACGAGCGAACCGAGGTCGAAGCGGTGAGCGGCCAGACCGGCGTCCCCGTCATCACCGACGAGAACACCGACGTCGAGGGAATGGCAGAAAGCAGCGAGATCGTCGCGTATCTCGAAGAGACGTACGGAAACGGACGATAG
- a CDS encoding PLP-dependent cysteine synthase family protein, giving the protein MARQSVATSSLDAIGETPLVELPSVRPAGGASIAVKWEGANPTGSLKDRMARAMIEEARSRGDLEPGDPVVEFTGGSTGSSLAFVCAVYGHPLSVVTADCVAEEKIASMRALGAELAVVETPDGCAYDGLFDDLREEAVRIRDETGAYFTDQFTNTDQLSGYAALGREIVDECPDVAEFVMIVGTGGTAMGTARTLAELASEVTITAVEPEASPVISDGCAGSHAVQGTAIVGSPPLVDADAFDRVVTLPTEEGVDCVREIAREDGLLVGTSTGMNVAAARRVAAERDPDETVVTVACDTGLKYLSDGIYDGLCGSTFCLC; this is encoded by the coding sequence ATGGCCCGACAGTCCGTCGCGACTTCTTCGCTCGATGCGATCGGTGAGACGCCGCTCGTCGAACTCCCCTCCGTCCGGCCGGCCGGCGGCGCCTCGATCGCCGTCAAGTGGGAGGGGGCGAACCCGACTGGCAGCCTGAAAGACCGCATGGCGCGTGCGATGATCGAGGAGGCGCGTTCGCGCGGCGACCTCGAACCTGGCGATCCGGTCGTCGAGTTCACCGGCGGGTCGACGGGGTCGAGTCTGGCGTTCGTCTGCGCCGTCTACGGTCACCCGCTGTCGGTCGTCACGGCCGACTGCGTCGCCGAGGAGAAGATCGCCTCGATGCGCGCCCTCGGCGCCGAGCTGGCGGTGGTCGAGACGCCCGATGGCTGTGCGTACGACGGGCTCTTCGATGATCTGCGTGAGGAGGCAGTCAGGATCCGCGACGAGACGGGCGCCTACTTCACCGACCAGTTTACGAATACAGACCAGCTATCCGGCTACGCGGCGCTCGGCCGAGAGATCGTCGACGAGTGTCCCGACGTGGCGGAGTTCGTCATGATCGTCGGCACGGGCGGCACCGCGATGGGGACGGCCCGGACGCTGGCCGAGCTGGCCTCGGAGGTGACGATCACGGCCGTCGAGCCCGAAGCGTCTCCCGTCATCTCGGACGGCTGTGCCGGTTCCCACGCCGTACAGGGAACGGCTATCGTCGGCTCGCCGCCGCTCGTCGACGCCGACGCGTTCGATCGCGTCGTGACGCTTCCGACCGAGGAGGGCGTCGACTGCGTTCGCGAGATCGCTCGCGAGGACGGCCTGCTCGTGGGGACGAGCACGGGAATGAACGTCGCCGCGGCCCGACGCGTCGCCGCCGAGCGCGACCCGGACGAAACCGTCGTCACGGTCGCCTGCGATACGGGACTGAAGTACCTCTCCGACGGGATCTACGACGGACTCTGCGGATCGACGTTCTGTCTCTGCTAA
- a CDS encoding transcriptional regulator produces the protein MSRSALVGNVTAMLADAGFVVSDRCAIRPKSFDVAARRGEDLILVKILGNIDAFNEATGHEMRRLGTHLRATPLVIGLRSRDEDLKPDVVYFRHGVPVFSPDTAYNLFIEDVPPLIYAAPGGLYVNIDGDLLADEREKRDWSLGRLASELGVSRRTVSKYEDGMNASVEVAMALEELFANALTSPVDVLSGAEEVRDADPMPDDPDADPDDEDVVATLVRTGFTVHPTVRSPFKAVSTEDDREERPVLTGHSAFTKAAEKRARIMSSIGEVAGTRSVYVVERAKRESVDATALVEREELEAMDEAEELHTVIRERVERTEAA, from the coding sequence ATGTCTCGGTCCGCACTGGTGGGAAATGTCACTGCGATGTTAGCTGATGCCGGATTCGTGGTGAGCGACCGCTGTGCGATCCGACCGAAGAGCTTCGACGTGGCCGCCCGGCGGGGCGAGGATCTCATCCTCGTGAAAATCCTCGGTAACATCGACGCGTTCAACGAGGCGACCGGCCACGAGATGCGACGACTCGGCACGCACCTGCGGGCGACCCCGCTCGTGATCGGTCTGCGCAGCCGTGACGAGGATCTGAAACCGGACGTGGTCTACTTCAGACACGGTGTGCCGGTGTTCAGTCCCGACACCGCCTACAACCTCTTCATCGAGGACGTTCCGCCGCTGATCTACGCCGCACCGGGCGGATTGTACGTCAACATCGACGGCGATCTGCTCGCCGACGAGCGCGAGAAGCGAGACTGGAGTCTCGGCCGGCTGGCTTCGGAACTCGGCGTCTCCCGTCGGACCGTCTCGAAGTACGAAGACGGGATGAACGCCTCCGTCGAGGTCGCGATGGCGCTCGAGGAACTCTTCGCGAACGCCCTGACGAGTCCGGTCGACGTCCTCTCGGGCGCCGAGGAGGTTCGCGACGCCGACCCGATGCCCGACGACCCGGACGCTGACCCCGACGACGAGGACGTCGTCGCGACGCTGGTCCGCACCGGCTTTACGGTCCATCCGACGGTTCGCTCGCCGTTCAAGGCCGTCAGCACCGAAGACGACCGCGAGGAGCGACCGGTGTTGACCGGCCACTCGGCGTTTACGAAGGCCGCCGAGAAGCGCGCCCGTATCATGTCCTCGATCGGCGAGGTCGCCGGCACCCGCTCGGTCTACGTCGTCGAGCGAGCCAAGCGCGAGTCGGTCGACGCCACCGCGCTCGTCGAACGCGAAGAATTGGAAGCGATGGACGAGGCCGAAGAGTTACACACCGTTATTCGCGAGCGTGTCGAACGGACCGAAGCTGCCTGA
- a CDS encoding tRNA(Ile)(2)-agmatinylcytidine synthase: MTIVGLDDTDSRTEGMCTTYVAARLADRLRTEGDVDRLMLIRLNPAVEHKTRGNAALAVQTSVDPDRAFDLGRETLESLAISEESATNPGLVVADHRASPTTLPDESRSTERDGGDDAIQSVRNERAGSIPADVAAFTWAAVRDHHTIADAERLIDEYGYRSAHLGNGRGRIGALAAIGAQAAFEEWTYEHIAYRERDRWGTPRTVDAESVFGAADGASPDVWDTVDREAGELVCVPHTPGPVLFGIRGDRSAAVDRVASQIEGEPIERRARFLTNQGTDVHLRDARFGGGETLENGRAYRIDGVVDGEPKTRRGGHVFVPLLAPDGTDRIDCVAFEPTKRFRDRVRALRPGDRLTACGELARGTLKLEKFAVRELVRTDRRTPRCPSCDRTMESAGRNQGYRCRDCETSTDGRERVTIERSLAVGWYEVPPRARRHVAKPLVRGGFDAPVHPER; this comes from the coding sequence ATGACCATCGTCGGGCTCGACGACACCGACTCGCGGACCGAGGGCATGTGCACGACGTACGTCGCCGCCCGACTCGCCGATCGTCTCCGTACCGAAGGTGACGTCGATCGGCTCATGCTGATTCGGCTCAACCCGGCCGTCGAACACAAGACCCGCGGCAACGCCGCGCTCGCCGTCCAGACGTCGGTCGACCCCGACCGGGCGTTCGATCTCGGCCGCGAGACGCTCGAATCGCTGGCGATCTCCGAGGAGTCCGCTACCAATCCCGGCCTCGTGGTCGCCGACCATCGGGCGTCACCGACGACACTGCCAGACGAATCACGGTCGACCGAACGCGATGGAGGCGACGACGCGATACAGTCTGTACGCAACGAGCGAGCGGGTTCCATTCCGGCGGACGTCGCCGCATTCACCTGGGCAGCCGTGCGCGACCACCACACCATCGCGGACGCCGAGCGCCTGATCGACGAATACGGCTACCGGAGCGCCCACCTGGGTAACGGACGCGGGCGAATCGGAGCGTTGGCGGCGATCGGCGCGCAGGCTGCCTTCGAGGAGTGGACCTACGAGCACATCGCGTACCGCGAGAGAGACCGGTGGGGAACTCCCAGGACGGTCGACGCCGAGTCGGTGTTCGGGGCGGCGGACGGGGCCTCCCCCGACGTCTGGGACACCGTCGACAGGGAGGCCGGCGAACTCGTCTGCGTTCCGCACACGCCGGGTCCGGTGCTGTTCGGCATCCGCGGCGACCGATCGGCCGCCGTCGACCGCGTGGCCTCCCAAATCGAGGGCGAACCGATCGAACGCCGTGCGCGGTTTCTCACGAACCAGGGGACGGACGTCCACCTTCGCGACGCCCGCTTTGGCGGCGGCGAAACGCTCGAGAACGGTCGCGCCTACCGGATCGACGGCGTGGTCGACGGAGAACCGAAGACCCGCCGAGGGGGCCACGTCTTCGTCCCGCTACTGGCTCCCGACGGGACCGACCGAATCGATTGCGTCGCGTTCGAACCGACCAAGCGGTTTCGCGACCGAGTCCGCGCTCTGCGGCCCGGCGATCGACTCACCGCCTGCGGCGAACTGGCTCGCGGTACGCTCAAGCTGGAGAAGTTCGCCGTCAGGGAACTGGTCCGTACCGACCGCCGAACGCCGCGGTGTCCATCGTGTGACCGAACGATGGAGAGCGCCGGCCGGAACCAGGGCTATCGCTGTCGAGACTGCGAGACGAGTACCGACGGGAGAGAACGGGTGACGATCGAGCGATCACTGGCGGTCGGCTGGTACGAAGTGCCGCCGCGAGCCAGACGCCACGTCGCGAAACCCCTCGTGCGGGGCGGATTCGACGCGCCAGTTCACCCGGAACGCTGA
- a CDS encoding aldo/keto reductase has translation MTDERSPATDDESRTTDGLNLGIGTYDVDPDRCEAAVATALACGYRHVDTAEMYDTETAVGRALERADVPRESVVVATKIHSQNLEYDSVIEHARACRDRLGLDAIDLLYVHWPIRSYDPTETLAAFDELYDRGAIRNVGVSNFRPAQLETAIDILEAPLFAHQVECHPLLPQDELRRLARAYDHHLVGYSPLAKGRVLELAELDEIASAYDATPAQISLAWLEAKGVVPIPKSTSEAHIRENIAARSIELDRDDVDRIDRIDRTERVVDFPDAPWN, from the coding sequence GTGACCGACGAACGGTCGCCGGCCACCGACGACGAATCACGAACCACAGACGGGTTGAACCTCGGCATCGGAACGTACGACGTCGATCCGGACCGCTGCGAAGCCGCCGTCGCGACCGCCCTGGCGTGTGGCTACCGCCACGTCGACACGGCCGAGATGTACGACACCGAGACCGCGGTCGGGCGCGCCCTCGAACGAGCGGACGTTCCGCGCGAGTCGGTGGTCGTCGCGACAAAAATCCACTCACAGAACCTGGAGTACGACAGCGTCATCGAGCACGCGCGAGCCTGTCGCGATCGTCTCGGACTCGACGCCATCGACCTGCTCTACGTCCACTGGCCCATCCGCAGCTACGACCCAACGGAGACGCTCGCCGCTTTCGACGAGCTGTACGACCGAGGAGCGATCCGCAACGTCGGCGTTTCGAACTTCAGACCTGCACAGCTAGAAACGGCGATCGACATCCTCGAGGCGCCGCTTTTCGCCCATCAGGTCGAGTGTCATCCCTTGCTTCCCCAGGACGAACTCCGTCGATTAGCCCGCGCGTACGATCACCACCTCGTCGGCTACTCACCGCTGGCGAAGGGGCGAGTACTGGAACTGGCCGAGTTGGACGAGATCGCGAGCGCGTACGACGCGACACCCGCTCAGATCTCGCTCGCGTGGCTGGAGGCGAAGGGCGTCGTCCCCATCCCGAAATCGACCAGCGAAGCCCACATCCGGGAAAACATCGCGGCGCGATCGATCGAACTCGATCGGGACGACGTCGACCGCATCGATCGCATCGATCGAACCGAACGCGTCGTCGACTTTCCTGACGCACCGTGGAATTGA
- a CDS encoding SHOCT domain-containing protein: MATEERTDEWDGDEETPLQEMVSGAIVGLTLLTGFALMFAGVGFFWVVFVVGFAGVLPMALGGVELYERKRRRDAAAARKSEREDALETLRRRYATGELTDEEFERRLERLLSTESLDEASAYVERAGTDRSDDREPAYETN; this comes from the coding sequence ATGGCGACCGAGGAGCGAACGGACGAGTGGGACGGCGACGAGGAGACGCCGCTGCAGGAGATGGTTTCCGGGGCGATCGTCGGGTTGACGCTCCTGACCGGATTCGCCTTGATGTTCGCCGGTGTCGGGTTCTTCTGGGTGGTGTTCGTCGTGGGCTTCGCCGGCGTCCTGCCGATGGCGCTCGGGGGTGTCGAACTCTACGAGCGAAAGCGCCGGCGGGACGCAGCCGCCGCCCGAAAGAGCGAGCGCGAGGACGCCCTCGAAACGCTCCGGCGTCGGTACGCGACCGGCGAGCTCACCGACGAAGAGTTCGAGCGCCGACTCGAACGGCTGCTTTCGACGGAGTCGCTTGACGAAGCTTCGGCCTACGTAGAGCGCGCTGGGACGGACCGAAGTGACGACCGCGAGCCGGCCTACGAGACGAACTGA
- a CDS encoding DUF7563 family protein, giving the protein MQRWNPSAGVNCCLKCGSHVTPEFRRGCGDERNRVHRCYNCDTKIRLDQHPPFRLNRSLSLLRSDAFSLA; this is encoded by the coding sequence ATGCAGCGGTGGAACCCCTCGGCTGGGGTCAACTGCTGTCTGAAATGCGGCTCTCACGTCACCCCTGAGTTCCGGCGCGGGTGCGGGGACGAGCGAAACCGGGTTCACCGCTGTTACAACTGCGATACGAAGATCCGACTTGATCAGCATCCGCCCTTTCGATTGAATCGGTCGCTTTCACTTCTCCGATCAGACGCCTTCTCACTCGCGTGA
- a CDS encoding succinylglutamate desuccinylase/aspartoacylase family protein: MQLGSASAGPGERATGYLEMTGVPTGGSERLPVVIARGESDGPTLWVTGGVHGNELTGVATVQDVLADGVPAGLCGTVVCVPIVSPSGLRRVERTSYYHGDDPNRYFPAEEPDEGDDPRVQELIGTRLYELIVASADALVDVHTAQVGSVPFVIRDRVLYDEDGDRTESQARELADRLDAFADAIGLPVINEYPAEEYVDRNLDRSAAGAVLNRAGIPSLTLELGSYGVVEEANRAAGVAAVYRTMVHLGMLEAVPERVDARSIDPPVDFPVRRFRGPNAPRAGICRHHLEAGEAFEAGDELATLVSPHGDPLETIPVDHDGYVLGRANTVCYENDPVTSLAVRDEGPLVAPRE, translated from the coding sequence ATGCAACTCGGGTCAGCATCGGCGGGGCCGGGCGAACGAGCGACGGGATATCTCGAGATGACGGGGGTACCGACGGGCGGGTCGGAGCGCCTGCCGGTCGTGATCGCTCGAGGCGAGTCCGACGGGCCGACGCTCTGGGTGACCGGCGGCGTCCACGGGAACGAACTGACGGGCGTGGCGACGGTCCAGGACGTGCTGGCCGACGGCGTGCCGGCGGGATTGTGCGGAACGGTGGTCTGCGTTCCGATCGTCAGTCCGTCGGGGTTGCGTCGCGTCGAGCGCACCTCGTACTACCACGGCGACGACCCGAACCGGTACTTCCCCGCCGAGGAGCCGGACGAGGGCGACGATCCCCGCGTCCAGGAGCTGATCGGGACGCGCCTCTACGAGCTGATCGTCGCCTCAGCGGACGCGCTGGTCGACGTCCACACCGCGCAGGTCGGCTCCGTTCCGTTCGTCATTCGCGATCGGGTGTTGTACGACGAAGACGGCGATCGAACCGAGTCGCAGGCGCGCGAGCTCGCCGACCGCCTCGACGCGTTCGCCGACGCGATCGGACTGCCGGTGATCAACGAGTACCCGGCCGAGGAGTACGTCGACCGCAACCTGGATCGCTCCGCGGCCGGTGCCGTGCTCAACCGCGCCGGCATTCCCTCGCTAACGCTCGAACTCGGGAGCTACGGGGTCGTCGAGGAGGCGAATCGTGCGGCCGGCGTCGCCGCAGTCTACCGGACGATGGTTCACCTCGGGATGCTCGAGGCGGTTCCCGAACGAGTCGACGCCCGCTCGATCGATCCACCGGTCGACTTCCCGGTGCGTCGGTTTCGCGGGCCAAACGCGCCACGTGCGGGCATCTGTCGGCATCACTTGGAAGCCGGCGAGGCGTTCGAAGCCGGCGACGAACTGGCGACGCTCGTCAGCCCGCACGGCGATCCGCTCGAGACGATCCCCGTCGACCACGACGGCTACGTCCTCGGCCGAGCGAACACCGTCTGCTACGAGAACGATCCGGTGACGAGCCTGGCGGTTCGCGACGAGGGACCCCTCGTCGCCCCGCGCGAGTGA
- a CDS encoding 3-oxoacyl-ACP synthase: MTTVGLTGYGRYLPETVLTGEEIAAESEIPESVVIEKMGLVEKRVCRPGEDHVTDMAVGAAEEALDDAGVRAADLDMVLYHGSEFKDYVVWSAAADIAERLGAENAFATESHTLCASAPIAVRQAAAQLQVDHLDRVLLVAASREESLIDYTNERSSFMFNFGSGASAMVLESDPGDRARATVHESAAITDGSFAEDVIMPAGGSKEPPSRESVEAGRHTLDVPDPDGMKERLAPVSLPNYLDVADTALARSGFERSDLDFVAVTHMKRSFHELLFDELGLDHEADGYYLDELGHVQSADQVLALEEARRDGRLEPGDLVCLLAAGTGYTWSASMLTWHGRGH, encoded by the coding sequence ATGACGACGGTCGGGCTCACCGGGTACGGGCGCTACCTCCCGGAGACCGTCCTGACCGGCGAGGAGATAGCCGCCGAGAGCGAGATTCCCGAATCGGTCGTGATCGAGAAGATGGGCCTCGTAGAAAAGCGCGTCTGCCGACCGGGCGAGGATCACGTCACCGATATGGCGGTCGGCGCGGCCGAGGAGGCGCTCGACGACGCGGGGGTACGGGCGGCCGACCTCGACATGGTACTCTACCACGGCAGCGAGTTCAAAGACTACGTCGTCTGGTCGGCAGCAGCCGATATCGCCGAACGCCTGGGTGCCGAGAACGCGTTCGCGACCGAGAGTCACACGCTCTGTGCGAGCGCACCGATCGCCGTCAGACAGGCGGCGGCCCAGCTGCAGGTCGATCACCTCGATCGCGTCCTGCTCGTCGCCGCGAGTCGCGAGGAGAGTCTGATCGACTATACGAACGAGCGATCGTCGTTCATGTTCAACTTCGGGTCGGGCGCGAGCGCGATGGTACTGGAGTCTGATCCGGGCGATCGGGCCCGCGCGACGGTCCACGAGAGCGCGGCCATCACCGACGGTTCGTTCGCCGAGGACGTGATCATGCCCGCCGGGGGTTCGAAGGAACCGCCGAGCCGCGAGAGCGTCGAGGCGGGCCGGCACACGCTCGACGTTCCCGACCCGGACGGGATGAAAGAGCGACTCGCGCCCGTCTCGCTGCCGAACTACCTCGATGTTGCCGACACGGCCCTTGCGCGGTCCGGATTCGAACGGTCGGATCTCGACTTCGTCGCGGTCACCCACATGAAGCGGTCGTTCCACGAGCTCCTGTTCGACGAACTCGGGCTCGACCACGAGGCGGACGGCTACTACCTGGACGAGTTGGGTCACGTCCAGAGCGCAGATCAGGTGCTTGCACTCGAGGAGGCTCGCCGCGATGGCCGGCTCGAACCCGGCGACCTCGTCTGTCTCCTCGCGGCGGGTACGGGCTACACCTGGTCGGCGTCGATGCTGACCTGGCACGGGCGAGGGCACTGA
- a CDS encoding class I adenylate-forming enzyme family protein, which translates to MTLSLGRRATHWESSRALVDHAAQTEWTYAELDEWADETAAGLTDAGVGRDDVVAVVSRNRPAFFSLFFAVRRLGATLAPISHRLVASTVESLLDRIEPTICLYESRFEDLIPEGVERESLTEFDERIDGVAGTGRASTVDRDPEEPLLYLHTGGTTGIPKVVVCTERQLEWNCITEAVAWDLGRDETIPLVLPLFHTGGWNLLTLPSLYVGGEVVVQREFDPDEVVEIVERYRATKLFAVAAIFRAIADCESFEAADLSSLEWCMSGGGPTPPSLQETYRDRGIHFSQGYGLTEGGPNNLFVDPTRTDAAEKAETVGRPFPDCEVRIVDDVGDTVEPGTIGELELRGPVAADRYLATSDGTFDGEWVSTGDLAVEDDDGDVSITGRTDNMFVSGGENVYPEEIENALDDHDAIEEVGAIGVPHERWGTTPKAVVVPAGAAGPPSDLTETLDAFARDRLPGYARPSAYAFVDELPRSGPGKLDREALAEAHGESEPIAGNGGETR; encoded by the coding sequence ATGACGCTCTCACTCGGGCGGCGGGCGACACACTGGGAATCCAGTCGAGCGCTCGTCGACCACGCGGCGCAAACGGAGTGGACCTACGCGGAACTGGACGAGTGGGCCGACGAGACGGCGGCCGGCCTGACCGACGCGGGCGTCGGTCGCGACGACGTCGTCGCGGTCGTCTCGCGGAACCGACCCGCGTTCTTCTCGCTTTTCTTCGCCGTCCGCCGACTCGGCGCGACGCTCGCTCCGATCTCCCACCGGCTGGTCGCCTCGACCGTCGAGTCGCTTCTCGATCGGATCGAGCCGACGATCTGTCTCTACGAATCTCGGTTCGAGGATCTGATTCCCGAGGGAGTCGAGCGCGAATCGCTGACCGAGTTCGACGAACGCATCGACGGGGTAGCTGGTACGGGCCGCGCTTCGACGGTCGATCGAGATCCCGAGGAGCCCCTGCTGTATCTCCACACGGGCGGGACGACCGGCATCCCGAAAGTGGTCGTCTGCACCGAGCGTCAGCTGGAGTGGAATTGCATCACCGAGGCCGTCGCCTGGGATCTCGGTCGCGACGAGACGATCCCGCTCGTCTTACCGCTCTTTCACACCGGCGGCTGGAACCTGCTCACGCTTCCCTCGCTGTACGTCGGCGGCGAGGTCGTCGTACAGCGGGAGTTCGATCCCGACGAGGTCGTCGAGATCGTCGAGCGGTACCGGGCGACGAAACTGTTCGCCGTCGCGGCGATCTTCCGTGCGATCGCCGACTGCGAGTCGTTCGAAGCGGCTGATCTCTCCAGCCTGGAGTGGTGTATGAGCGGAGGCGGTCCGACGCCTCCCTCACTCCAGGAGACGTACCGTGACCGGGGGATTCACTTCAGCCAGGGCTACGGGCTCACCGAGGGCGGCCCGAACAACCTCTTCGTCGATCCGACCCGTACCGACGCCGCCGAGAAGGCAGAGACGGTCGGTCGCCCGTTTCCGGACTGTGAGGTGCGCATCGTCGACGACGTCGGCGACACCGTGGAGCCGGGGACGATCGGTGAACTCGAACTCCGCGGGCCGGTCGCGGCCGATCGATACCTCGCGACGAGCGACGGCACCTTCGACGGCGAGTGGGTCTCGACGGGCGACTTGGCGGTGGAAGACGACGACGGCGACGTCTCGATCACCGGTCGAACGGACAACATGTTCGTCAGCGGCGGCGAGAACGTCTACCCGGAGGAGATCGAGAACGCGTTAGACGACCACGACGCCATCGAGGAGGTGGGCGCGATCGGCGTTCCACACGAGCGCTGGGGGACGACACCGAAGGCGGTGGTCGTGCCGGCCGGAGCCGCCGGGCCGCCCTCGGATCTCACCGAAACGCTCGACGCCTTCGCTCGAGACCGACTTCCGGGATACGCACGGCCATCTGCGTACGCGTTCGTGGACGAACTTCCGAGGAGCGGGCCAGGAAAGCTGGATCGCGAGGCGTTGGCGGAGGCACACGGCGAATCCGAACCGATCGCTGGAAACGGAGGCGAGACCCGATGA
- a CDS encoding branched-chain amino acid ABC transporter permease: MAISPRVPRDLDRERGRPLRTDGGDSAVSEEPETDAPDGRETTTERAGDATSSSADGDHWLRQYARDHVAHGLVVAVFALYPFIYSSMAGLPRVDLMVATVDFGAFFDAFMPAMTFVIAMLFLGLFAMSFDFISGYTGYLSFGHAAFYGVGAYTIILIANGDVPVLPAETPFVVTMVLGGLLAFALALAIGLVSFRLTGVYFAMITLGVAQVIYELVRNWDYVAANPQEGPTHQGSTPEIGIPFVDSLSVSIGRLAGTEFENVLGLGIDLSATEVSYWAIGLIVLLCYFAMQRIIHSPFGRVMIAIRENEERARAIGYNVFWYKMVAFGFSGFFAGIAGALFAGFRGNASPDETFYFLHTADALIVTIVGGIGTLAGPLFGSVFFEWLEDILSSEQGGLAPFLRDLVGESIVINSVIDGRAPLYLGIVFVLFVLFVPNGLLGSVRDRIGGTVSKQLPSVLDRYRR, from the coding sequence GTGGCCATTAGTCCTCGCGTTCCCCGCGACCTCGATCGCGAGCGCGGGCGGCCCCTTCGAACCGACGGCGGCGACTCGGCCGTGAGCGAGGAGCCCGAGACGGACGCGCCCGACGGGCGCGAGACGACAACGGAACGGGCGGGCGATGCGACCTCGTCGTCAGCCGACGGCGACCACTGGCTCCGCCAGTACGCACGCGATCACGTCGCCCACGGGTTGGTCGTCGCCGTCTTCGCGTTGTACCCGTTCATCTACTCGTCGATGGCCGGCTTGCCGCGTGTGGATCTGATGGTCGCGACCGTGGACTTCGGCGCGTTCTTCGACGCCTTCATGCCCGCGATGACGTTCGTCATCGCGATGTTGTTCCTCGGGCTGTTCGCGATGAGCTTCGACTTCATCAGCGGCTACACCGGCTACCTCTCGTTCGGGCACGCGGCGTTCTACGGCGTCGGGGCGTACACGATCATCCTGATCGCGAACGGTGACGTCCCGGTATTGCCGGCGGAGACGCCGTTCGTGGTGACGATGGTCCTCGGAGGTCTGCTGGCGTTCGCGCTGGCGCTGGCCATCGGACTCGTCTCGTTCCGGTTGACCGGCGTCTACTTCGCGATGATCACGCTCGGGGTCGCTCAGGTGATCTACGAACTCGTCAGAAACTGGGATTACGTCGCGGCCAATCCACAGGAGGGCCCGACCCACCAGGGTTCGACGCCGGAAATCGGAATCCCGTTCGTCGACTCGCTCTCGGTCAGCATCGGCCGACTTGCGGGGACGGAGTTCGAGAACGTTCTCGGCCTGGGGATCGACCTCTCGGCGACCGAGGTATCCTACTGGGCGATCGGGTTGATCGTCCTGCTCTGTTACTTCGCGATGCAACGGATTATCCACTCGCCGTTCGGACGCGTGATGATCGCCATCCGCGAAAACGAAGAGCGGGCTCGCGCCATCGGCTACAACGTCTTCTGGTACAAGATGGTGGCGTTCGGATTCAGCGGGTTCTTCGCGGGGATCGCCGGCGCGCTCTTCGCCGGGTTCAGGGGGAACGCCTCGCCCGACGAGACGTTCTACTTCCTGCACACCGCTGACGCGCTGATCGTAACGATCGTCGGCGGAATCGGCACGCTCGCCGGCCCGCTCTTCGGTTCGGTGTTCTTCGAGTGGCTAGAGGACATCCTCTCGTCCGAACAGGGCGGCCTCGCGCCGTTCTTGCGCGACCTCGTCGGCGAATCGATCGTCATCAACTCGGTCATCGATGGCCGCGCTCCGCTCTACCTCGGGATCGTCTTCGTGCTGTTCGTTCTGTTCGTCCCGAACGGGCTCCTGGGTTCGGTCAGAGATCGGATCGGCGGAACGGTGTCGAAGCAGCTGCCGTCGGTGCTAGACCGGTACCGCCGCTGA